The genomic interval GTGCGCTACCGTTGCGCTTCCCCGCGAACTACGAAATCTCCTTCCTCATCCGCGGCGAGGGGCCGGCGAACAATCTAGAATTCAAGCTCGCGGATGAAAGCGGCGAAAACGTCTGGTGGCGTGTCCAGCGCAACTTCACGCCATCGAGCGAATGGCAACGTGTCACCATCCGTAAACGTCACATCGAGTTCGCCTGGGGCCCGACCGAAGACCGCGCGCTCCGCCAATCTGCCTTCCTCGAATTCGTCATCAGCGCCGGGTCAGGCGGGCAGGGAGCGATCGAGATCGACCAACTCACCATCCGCGAACTCCCGCCGGCGCCCGCGACCTTCCCGACCATCCGTGGCAACGCCACTTCCGGCGCCAACTTCGCCGCAGCACTCGACAACAACCTTGAAACCGCTTGGCGCAGTGAAGCCGCCGGAGCTCAATCCATCACCTTCGACCTCGGCCTCGCCCGCGAATTCGGCGGCGTCGTTTTGCGTTGGGCACCCGACGCCCACGCTGTGCGCTACGCACTGGAGTCATCGCTCGATGGCGAAGAGTGGCGCGCGCTAGGCGAAACCGCGCAAGGCGACGGCGGTGTCGATCCGTGGATGCTTCCCGAGTCCGAAGCGCGCTATATTCGTCTCCGGCTACAAGAAACCAACGCGCCCGCCTACGCCCTCGCCGAATTCCAGCTCCGCGATCTCGCCTTCGGCGCGACCCCTACGGCCTTCTTCCAAGCGCTCGCCCTGGAAGCCCCTCGTGGCGCTTATCCGCGCGGCTTCGTCAACGAACAAACGTACTGGACTCTCGTCGGCGTCGACGGCGGCGGCCCGCGCAACGCATTGCTCGGCGAAGAGGGCGCCGCCGAACTCGGCCGCGGCGGCGTTTCCGTCGAACCCTTCGTGCTCGCCAACGGCCGGCTCTTTTCCTGGGCGGATGTTACGCTGACGGCCTCGCTGCGCGACGCCTATCTACCGATCCCCAGTGTCGAGTGGCGCACGCCGCAATGGCGCATGACCGCGACCTCGGCCGCCAACGGCAACCTCGCCGTCCCGCATCTCGCGCAGACCTACGTCCTCGAAAATCTCACGGATCAACAGCAAGAGCTGGCGTTCATCCTCGCGATCCGCCCATTCCAAGTGAACCCGCCACAGCAATTCCTCAACACGCCAGGCGGCTTCAGCCCGATCCGCGACATCGCGTGGACCGGCTCAACGCTACGCGTGAATGACTGGGACACGATCCATCCCTCCGTCGCGCCCGACTCCGTGCAAGCCATTCCCTTCGACGATGGCGCGTGGCTCACCGCGACCAGCACCGCAACGTCCGCCGCCAGCGCGCAAGGATTCGCCGCGGCAGCGCTGCGTTACACCGTGCGTCTCGCCCCACGCCAACGCGCCGAGTTCGGATTCGCCGCGCCGTTGGCCGAGCGCGCCGAGATTCAGATTCCCGCGCGCATCACTCAGGCTTGGCTCCAGCGTGAGCAAGATGCCGCCGCCCGCAGCTGGCGCCGTCAGCTTGATCGCGTCCATTTCACCGTGCCGGACGAGGGCGCTCGCCACGTCAACACGATCCGCTCTTCCATCGCTTACATGCTGATGTCGCGCGATATCGCCGCGTTGCAGCCCGGCACGCGCTCATATGCGCGTTCGTGGATCCGCGACGGCGCCATGATGTCCGAGGGATTGCTTCGCGTCGGCCTCGACCAGCCTGTGCGCGACTACCTCGAATGGTATCGCCCTTACCAGTTCGAGAACGGCAAGGTCCCGTGCTGCGTCGATGCGCGCGGCGCCGATCCCGTGCCCGAGAATGATAGCCACGGCGAACTTATCCATCTCGCCGCCATCGCCTATCGCTACACCGGAGAGCGCGCGCTGCTCAACGAAAGCTGGCCTCATGTCGAACGCGCGATCGCGTATATGGAAGAGCTGCGCGCCTCCGAGCGCACCGCCGCGAACCAAACGCCCGAACGCCGCATGCTCTACGGCCTGATGCCGCCATCCATCAGCCACGAAGGCTACTCGGCGCGTCCGGCGTACTCCTATTGGGACGATTTCTGGGCGCTGCGCGGCTATATCGACGCCATCGACCTTGCAGAAGCGCGCGGCGATAGCGTCGCCGCCGCACGCATCGCCGCCCAGCGCGACGAATTCCGCACCGATCTCTTCGCCTCGATCAGCGCCTCCGCGGCGCACTTCAACGTCAATTACATCCCCGGCGCCGCTGACCTCGGAGACTTCGACGCCACCTCCACCACGATCGGTCTCGCGCCAGGCGGTCAGCAAACCGCGCTACCACAAGAGTTGATGCGCGCCACGTTCGAGCGCTACTGGCAGAACTTCGTCACCCGCCGCGATAGCGCGACCTGGGACGCCTACACCCCCTACGAACTCCGCGTCGTCGGCACATTCGCGCGCCTCGGCTGGCGCGATCGCGCCAATGAAGCGCTGGCGTTTTTCTTCGACGATCAACGCCCCGCCGCATGGAATCACTGGGCTGAAGTCGTCGGCCGCGAAGAGCGCACGCCGCGCTTCATCGGCGACATGCCGCACGGCTGGGTCGCGTCCGATTATCTCCGCTCCGCGCTCGACATGTTCGCTTACGAACGCGAGCCAGACCAGGCCATCGTCATCGGCGCCGGCCTGCCCACATCGTGGTTCGACGGGCAGGGCGTCGCCATCTCGGACCTCAACACGCCATTCGGCAAGGTCGCTTACAGCATCCGCCGCGCCGGCGACGGCTATCGCATCCGCATCAGCGGCAACACGCGCCCGCCCGGCGGCTACGTCGCGCAATTGCCGTGGCCGAGTGCGCAACAGCGACTTTGCATAGGCAGCCGGCCTGTCGCAGGCGAACTCGTCATCCAACGTCCAGGCCAAACCGTCACGGTGCGCCCATGCTAAGCGAGAGACCTCATGGCGCACGTTGAGATCAAACAGTTGAGCAAATCGTTCGGCGCAACCAGCGTCCTGAAGAGCATCGATCTCGCCATAGACGACGGCTCGTTCGTCGTATTCGTCGGACCTTCCGGTTGCGGCAAATCTACTCTGCTGCGCGTGATCGCCGGCCTCGAAGACGCCACCAGCGGCCAAGTGTTGTTTGACGGCAAAGTCGTCAATGACATGACGCCGGCGCAGCGCGAGATCGCGATGGTGTTCCAATCCTACGCGCTCTACCCGCACATGACCGTCGCCGAGAACATGGCGTTCAGCTTGAAGCTGCGGAATGCGTCGAAGGAAGAGATCGACCAGGCCGTTGCGACAGCCGCCAAGATGCTCGGTGTCGAAACTCTGCTCGACCGCCTCCCACGCGAACTCTCCGGCGGTCAACGCCAGCGCGTCGCCATCGGCCGCGCCATCGTGCGCAAGCCGAAAGTATTCCTGTTCGACGAACCGCTCTCAAACCTGGACGCTGAACTCCGCTCCCGCATGCGCTACGAACTCGCGCGCCTGCATAAGCAGCTGGCGACGACCATGATCTACGTCACCCACGATCAGGTCGAAGCCATGACGCTCGCCGACAAGATCGTCGTCCTCTCGGCTGGCCACATCGAGCAGATCGGTGCGCCGCTCGAACTCTACCAGCACCCCGCCAACATCTTCGTCGCGGGCTTCATCGGATCACCGAAGATCAACTTGATGCCGGCCGAAGTCGTCGGCGCGGACGCCAATGCAATGACGCTGGGCGTTACGCAGCAACTCACCCTCCGCGCCGCCGTCAACGGGGGCAGCGCCAAGCCCGGCGACAAGGTCAGTATCGGCATCCGCCCTGAACATCTCACACTCGGCGATGGCGAGAACGCCTTCGACGCCCGCATCGACTTCATCGAACGCCTCGGCGGCGTGTCTTATGCCTACGCCAACGGCCCCATCGAAGGTGAAGCGCTGACGCTCCGCTTGGCTGACGACAGCACCGCCGCCATCGGTGACACCGTCCGCGTCGCGCCATCGCCCACCGACGCGCACGTCTTCAACGCCGACGGCGCCGCGTTCCCGCGCCCGCGCGCATGAGAGCCGCGCTCGCCGCAGCACTCCTCTGCGCCGCTTGCGCGAGCCATACGCCAACCATCGGCATGAGCGCTCAACATTTCGAAGGCCAAGTGAGACGCGCCGTGCAGTACGAATACCTGCTCTACCTGCCGCCGTCGTACACCGAGAGCGACGAAGCATGGCCGCTCGTCATCTTCCTCCACGGCTCCGGCGAATCCGGCGCCGATCTCGGCATGGTCCGCGCCCACGGCCCGCCGCGCCTCATCACCGAAGGCCGCGATTTCCCTTTCATCATGGTGGCGCCACAAGCACCCGAAATGCGCCCCTGGGACATCGATGCGCTCGATCTCTTGCTCGACGACATCATGCGCACGCACCGCGTTGATCCAGATCGCGTCTATCTCACCGGCCTCAGCAACGGCGGCAAAGGCGCCTGGAGCTGGGCCATCGCGCGCGCCGATCGCTTCGCGGCGCTCGCGCCCGTCGCCGGCTACGGTGACGCCAACCGTGTTTGCGCTCTGGGTCAGCTGCCAGTCTGGTCCTTCCACGGTGCGCTTGACGACGTCGTTCCTGCGGCGTTCGACACCGCAACCGTCGAAGCGCTGCAACGTTGCAACGGCAATGTTCGCTACACGCTCTACGAAGATGCGAACCACGATTCCTGGACACGCACCTACGCCAACGACGAACTTTACACCTGGCTGCTCAGCCAGCGCCGCGCGCAGCGCTAGTTCGACCAGTAGATGTATTCCTGCTCCTCGCGCCACGGCGTGTTGAGCGGCACATCGATTCGCACGGCGCCTTCGATCAGAGCCGGCCAAAGGGGCGCCGGCATCTGAGCATTTTGCGCTTCGATCATTGCCCGCATTGCCGCCACACGCTGAGGCTCTGCCGTGGAAAGATCGCGTCGCTCAGTGGGATCGTCGCGTAGATTGAACAGCCATGCTCGGTCTGGTGTCTCCGAAACCTGCAGCTTCCAATCGCCGTCCCGCACGACGCGATAGGGCCCTGAGCGCCAAAATAAACGTCGATGCGGCGCACCCTGCGCTCGTCCGGTCAAATACGGTAACAGATCCACACCATCCAGATTCTGCGCGGCTGGCGCGCCCGCCGCCGCGGCTGCAGTCGCGAAAATATCCATATGCGTCACTGGACCTTCGACACGCGTAGCCGCTGGCAGTCTTGCCAACCAACGCGCGAAGAATGGCGTGCGGATGCCGCCTTCGAAGAACGTCGCCTTCCAGCCGCGATAGGGCCGGTTAATGTTCGGCAAGCCGACGTACCAGGCGCCGCCATTGTCGCTGGTGAAGATGACGAGCGTGTTCTCGTCCAAACCTTGTTCGCGCAACGTCTCCATCACGCGCCCGACGCCACGATCCAGCGCGGTGATCATCGCGCCGTAGACACGCTCGGTATGGTCAGGAATGCCGCTCAGCGCGTCATAGTCTGCGCGTGTCGCTTGCAACGGCGTGTGCGGCGCGTTGAAGGCCAGATACATGAAGAACGGCCGGTTGCGGTTCGCGACGATCGCGGCGGACGCTTGCTCAGCCAAATAGTCCGTCATGTAGCCACGTGGCCGAAAGCGTTGCCCGCCATTCAACTGAACTGCGTAGGGCAGGTTCGCCCACAGGAAGCGATCGATCGGATCGAACGGCAGTTCGGCGTTGATCACGTCAGGATCGTTCGGGCGCATATACATCGCAGCGCCCGCCATGAAGCCCAAGCTCTCGTCGAAGCCTTGCGCCTCCGGCCGCATTTCCGGCGCTTCGCCGAGGTGCCATTTGCCCAGGTGCAGCGTGTGATAGCCCTGATCGTGCATCACTTCGGCAATCGTCACTTCGCTTGCCGGTACGCCCAACTCTTCCAGCGGCGGCATGTCTGCCACGCGTTCGTTGTGGAAGATCGGCTGGTGCAGCGCGTTGGAATCGGAGTGCGAGAGATAGCGCGCGAATGCTTGCGGTGCGCCAGTGAACTCAAAGCCGAACCGCGTCGGGTAGCGCCCCGTCATGATCGCCGCGCGCGATGGCGAGCACGTCGCGTTGCTGGCGTAGGCCTGAACCACGCTCACGCCTTGCTGCGCCAGCGCGTCGATGTTGGGCGTGCGCACGACGCCGCCGCCGACGCCGCCATTGATCGAAATGTCGTTGAAACCTAGATCATCCGCCACAATCACGATCACGTTCGGCGGTCGCACGCCCTCTGCCGCATGCGCTGGCCCGCTGGACCACGTCACTTCGTGATACGGCGCGATTGGGTCGCGAATGTTGCTGATGATGCCCGGCAGATAATAGCCGTACTGCTTGAACGCGAGGAAGCCGCCGAGCGCGAGCAGGGCGAGGACGCCCACGCCAATGACAAGCCGCTTCATCTCTCACCCCGCTTGACGGCCAGCCGAAACAAGTGGCACTAATAGTGCCACTATATGGACGTGCCAAAACGCCGTCAAATGGCTTCCGATGGAGGGCCTCATGGATGTCCTGCGGACACCGGACGAACGCTTCGAGGCGCTTCCGGATTTTCCCTACGCCCCGCATTACACTGAAATCGCGGATGAATCCGGCGCCCATCTCCGCATCGCCGCGATCGACGAGGGCCCACGCACCGCCGCGCCCGTCCTGCTCCTGCACGGCGAGCCGACTTGGTCCTTCCTCTACCGAAAGATCATCGCGCGCCTCGCCGCCGCCGGTCATCGCGCTGTTGCGCCTGACCTCATCGGCTTCGGCCGCTCCGATAAACCCGCCGATCGCGCGGATTACACCTATGAGCGCCACGTCAAATGGATGAGCGACTGGCTCGTCGCCACCGACCTCCGCGACATCACGTTGTTCTGCCAAGATTGGGGCGGGCTCATCGGTCTTCGTCTGGTCGCCGCATTTCCCGAGCGCTTCGCTCGTGTCGTCGCCGCCAACACGTTCATGCCAGAAGGCTCAGGCGCTACGCCCGCGTTCGAAGCATGGCTAGCTTTCAGCCAAGGCGTGCCGGTGTTTCCGACACCCATGATCGTCAACGGCGGCACCGTGCGCGAACTGAGCGAGGCCGATCGCAACGCCTACGAAGCGCCATACCCCGATGAAAGCTACAAAGCCGGCGCGCGGCAATTCCCAGCGCTCGTGCCAGTCAAACCGGAGATGGCGTCGGTGAAAGAAAACCGAGAAGCCTGGAAAGTGCTGGAGCGGTTCGAAAAGCCATTCCTCACCGCCTTCGCTGATCAAGATCCCATCACCCGCGGCGCCGACGCGCGTCTGCAAGCGCGCATCCCCGGCTGCAAGGGTCAACACCACACCACCATCGTCAACGCCGGCCATTTCCTCCAGGAAGATCAACCCGAGGAAATCGCCAAGGTGATCGACGATTTCATCAGGGCGACGCCATAGACATGGCGCGCGCAGCCGAACAACTCGATGGCCGCCGCCAGCGTGCCGACGTCAGTCGCCGTCGTATCGCCCTCGCCATGCTCGAGCTCGTCCGCGAAGGCGAGGTGGAGCCGAGCGCCGACCTCGTCGCCGAGCGCGCCGGTGTCGGCCGCCGCACGGTGTTTCGACTGTTCTCCGACATGGAGGGCGTCTACCGCGAAATGC from Terricaulis silvestris carries:
- a CDS encoding ABC transporter ATP-binding protein, which codes for MAHVEIKQLSKSFGATSVLKSIDLAIDDGSFVVFVGPSGCGKSTLLRVIAGLEDATSGQVLFDGKVVNDMTPAQREIAMVFQSYALYPHMTVAENMAFSLKLRNASKEEIDQAVATAAKMLGVETLLDRLPRELSGGQRQRVAIGRAIVRKPKVFLFDEPLSNLDAELRSRMRYELARLHKQLATTMIYVTHDQVEAMTLADKIVVLSAGHIEQIGAPLELYQHPANIFVAGFIGSPKINLMPAEVVGADANAMTLGVTQQLTLRAAVNGGSAKPGDKVSIGIRPEHLTLGDGENAFDARIDFIERLGGVSYAYANGPIEGEALTLRLADDSTAAIGDTVRVAPSPTDAHVFNADGAAFPRPRA
- a CDS encoding carboxylesterase family protein; this encodes MRAALAAALLCAACASHTPTIGMSAQHFEGQVRRAVQYEYLLYLPPSYTESDEAWPLVIFLHGSGESGADLGMVRAHGPPRLITEGRDFPFIMVAPQAPEMRPWDIDALDLLLDDIMRTHRVDPDRVYLTGLSNGGKGAWSWAIARADRFAALAPVAGYGDANRVCALGQLPVWSFHGALDDVVPAAFDTATVEALQRCNGNVRYTLYEDANHDSWTRTYANDELYTWLLSQRRAQR
- a CDS encoding sulfatase-like hydrolase/transferase encodes the protein MKRLVIGVGVLALLALGGFLAFKQYGYYLPGIISNIRDPIAPYHEVTWSSGPAHAAEGVRPPNVIVIVADDLGFNDISINGGVGGGVVRTPNIDALAQQGVSVVQAYASNATCSPSRAAIMTGRYPTRFGFEFTGAPQAFARYLSHSDSNALHQPIFHNERVADMPPLEELGVPASEVTIAEVMHDQGYHTLHLGKWHLGEAPEMRPEAQGFDESLGFMAGAAMYMRPNDPDVINAELPFDPIDRFLWANLPYAVQLNGGQRFRPRGYMTDYLAEQASAAIVANRNRPFFMYLAFNAPHTPLQATRADYDALSGIPDHTERVYGAMITALDRGVGRVMETLREQGLDENTLVIFTSDNGGAWYVGLPNINRPYRGWKATFFEGGIRTPFFARWLARLPAATRVEGPVTHMDIFATAAAAAGAPAAQNLDGVDLLPYLTGRAQGAPHRRLFWRSGPYRVVRDGDWKLQVSETPDRAWLFNLRDDPTERRDLSTAEPQRVAAMRAMIEAQNAQMPAPLWPALIEGAVRIDVPLNTPWREEQEYIYWSN
- a CDS encoding discoidin domain-containing protein — encoded protein: MKRILHAIAVIALIATLGSAEAQQRARVLDSFDTIAPWGTVLSDGVSAAITQVEGQEGGAARFAYNFNGGAGYASMRRALPLRFPANYEISFLIRGEGPANNLEFKLADESGENVWWRVQRNFTPSSEWQRVTIRKRHIEFAWGPTEDRALRQSAFLEFVISAGSGGQGAIEIDQLTIRELPPAPATFPTIRGNATSGANFAAALDNNLETAWRSEAAGAQSITFDLGLAREFGGVVLRWAPDAHAVRYALESSLDGEEWRALGETAQGDGGVDPWMLPESEARYIRLRLQETNAPAYALAEFQLRDLAFGATPTAFFQALALEAPRGAYPRGFVNEQTYWTLVGVDGGGPRNALLGEEGAAELGRGGVSVEPFVLANGRLFSWADVTLTASLRDAYLPIPSVEWRTPQWRMTATSAANGNLAVPHLAQTYVLENLTDQQQELAFILAIRPFQVNPPQQFLNTPGGFSPIRDIAWTGSTLRVNDWDTIHPSVAPDSVQAIPFDDGAWLTATSTATSAASAQGFAAAALRYTVRLAPRQRAEFGFAAPLAERAEIQIPARITQAWLQREQDAAARSWRRQLDRVHFTVPDEGARHVNTIRSSIAYMLMSRDIAALQPGTRSYARSWIRDGAMMSEGLLRVGLDQPVRDYLEWYRPYQFENGKVPCCVDARGADPVPENDSHGELIHLAAIAYRYTGERALLNESWPHVERAIAYMEELRASERTAANQTPERRMLYGLMPPSISHEGYSARPAYSYWDDFWALRGYIDAIDLAEARGDSVAAARIAAQRDEFRTDLFASISASAAHFNVNYIPGAADLGDFDATSTTIGLAPGGQQTALPQELMRATFERYWQNFVTRRDSATWDAYTPYELRVVGTFARLGWRDRANEALAFFFDDQRPAAWNHWAEVVGREERTPRFIGDMPHGWVASDYLRSALDMFAYEREPDQAIVIGAGLPTSWFDGQGVAISDLNTPFGKVAYSIRRAGDGYRIRISGNTRPPGGYVAQLPWPSAQQRLCIGSRPVAGELVIQRPGQTVTVRPC
- a CDS encoding haloalkane dehalogenase is translated as MDVLRTPDERFEALPDFPYAPHYTEIADESGAHLRIAAIDEGPRTAAPVLLLHGEPTWSFLYRKIIARLAAAGHRAVAPDLIGFGRSDKPADRADYTYERHVKWMSDWLVATDLRDITLFCQDWGGLIGLRLVAAFPERFARVVAANTFMPEGSGATPAFEAWLAFSQGVPVFPTPMIVNGGTVRELSEADRNAYEAPYPDESYKAGARQFPALVPVKPEMASVKENREAWKVLERFEKPFLTAFADQDPITRGADARLQARIPGCKGQHHTTIVNAGHFLQEDQPEEIAKVIDDFIRATP